In the genome of Girardinichthys multiradiatus isolate DD_20200921_A chromosome 7, DD_fGirMul_XY1, whole genome shotgun sequence, one region contains:
- the LOC124871786 gene encoding olfactory receptor 6N2-like encodes MNVTYITLDGHVEVEKYRYVYFILMFTSYILILSSNTTVVSMIVIHKNLHEPMYIFIAALLMNSMLFSTAVYPKLLIDFFSEKPIISFQVCLFQSFLFYSLCGSEFLLLAAMSYDRYVSICKPLHYPTIMRKTKVSIFLVLAWFVPACHIIVLVVGFAHLKLCSFTLKGIFCNNSMIYLFCVPSRALMIYGSVVLINISLLPMLFILFTYTVILIVANRSCQEVRKKAAQTCLPHLLVLISYSCLLTYDVIIVRLDSDIAKTVRFVMTMQIIMYNPLFNPVIYGLKMNEIYKHLRRLLFHARGK; translated from the coding sequence ATGAATGTAACATATATCACTCTTGATGGCCATGTAGAGGTTGAAAAATACAGAtatgtttactttattttaatgtttacaaGTTATATTTTGATCCTGTCCAGCAATACTACAGTTGTTAGTATGATTGTGATTCACAAGAACCTCCATGAGcctatgtatatttttattgctGCGTTGTTAATGAACTCCATGCTTTTCAGCACTGCGGTTTACCCAAAGCTTTTGATAGACTTTTTCTCTGAAAAACCTATTATATCTTTTCAGGTGTGTCTCTTCcagagttttttattttattctttatgtGGTTCTGAATTCTTGCTTCTGGCAGCCATGTCTTACGACAGATATGTGTCCATATGTAAACCTCTGCATTATCCAACCATTATGAGAAAAACTAAAGTAAGTATTTTCCTTGTCTTAGCTTGGTTTGTACCTGCTTGTCATATTATTGTCCTTGTCGTTGGATTTGCTCATTTAAAACTCTGTAGCTTTACTTTGAAAGGCATTTTTTGCAACAATTCAATGATTTATCTTTTCTGTGTGCCTTCAAGGGCACTGATGATATATGGCTCAGTTGTTCTAATTAATATTAGTCTTCTTCCAATGCTTTTCATACTATTTACCTACACAGTGATACTTATAGTAGCCAATAGAAGTTGTCAGGAAGTTAGGAAAAAAGCTGCACAAACGTGTTTGCCTCACCTGCTGGTTTTAATCAGCTACTCTTGTTTGCTTACTTATGACGTGATTATTGTTAGATTGGATTCTGATATTGCAAAGACTGTACGTTTTGTAATGACAATGCAAATAATAATGTATAATCCCCTTTTCAATCCAGTTATATATGgactgaaaatgaatgaaatttaTAAACACCTGAGACGGTTGTTATTTCATGCTAGAGGAAAGTAA